A region from the Drosophila takahashii strain IR98-3 E-12201 chromosome 2L, DtakHiC1v2, whole genome shotgun sequence genome encodes:
- the mdy gene encoding diacylglycerol O-acyltransferase 1: protein MTTNKDPQDKGPGKAEQPTKNGGSAGVGIMKRLRRSASATEHNLSSLRNRKSTQNLFDQHGNPIDLRQYRKVLDKDENGNGTNGSEKKLRYRRTQSVTRAEEISNKEEKQRRAQPGRPIHRPRDSLFSWSSGFTNFTGLVNWGFLLLCIGGLRLGLENLLKYGIRINPLDWIFFISGHNEGEGHNALILSIYSLVHISLCLAVEKGLAMEIIAEGLGIFIQIVNIVVLVCLPVVTIHLKGHAFSLMGASTVCFFYSVLFLKLWSYVQTNMWCRQTYYQKNPRERRPSITLAELKNGVLDGGEEDEDVSKLVQYPDNLTYRDLLYFLCAPTLCYELNFPRTSRVRKRFLLKRLLEVVIGVNVVMALFQQWIIPSVRNSLIPFSNMDVALATERLLKLALPNHLCWLCFFYLMFHSFLNAVGELLNFADRNFYCDWWNANNIDTFWRTWNMPVHRWCVRHLYIPVVQMGYSSRQASTIVFLFSAFFHEYLVSVPLQTYKIWAFMGMMGQIPLSAISKSIEKKLGPRMGNIIVWASIILGQPLCIMCYYHDYVVQHFKTSLNGTDYGS from the exons ATGACCACCAATAAGGATCCCCAAGATAAGGGGCCCGGGAAGGCAGAACAACCCACCAAGAACGGTGGATCCGCTGGTGTGGGAATCATGAAACGCTTGAGAAGATCAGCCTCTGCCACGGAACACAATCTAAGCAGTCTGCGAAACCGCAAGTCAACCCAAAACCTCTTCGATCAGCATGGCAATCCCATCGATCTGCGGCAGTATCGTAAAGTTTTGGATAAGGATGAGAACGGTAATGGAACGAATGGTTCCGAGAAGAAGCTGAGATATAGAAGAACCCAAAGTGTAACCCGTGCTGAGGAAATTTCCAATAAAGAGGAAAAGCAGCGAAGGGCCCAGCCTGGCAGACCGATCCATCGGCCGAGAGACTCGCTATTTTCCTGGAGCTCTGGATTCACTAACTTCACAGGCCTGGTAAACTGGGGATTTCTACTGCTTTGCATTGGTGGCCTGCGCTTGGGTCTAGAGAACCTGCTAAA ATATGGCATTCGCATTAATCCCCTGGACTGGATCTTTTTCATAAGCGGTCACAATGAAGGCGAGGGTCATAATGCCCTAATCCTCAGCATTT aCTCTTTGGTTCACATTTCCCTCTGTTTGGCTGTGGAAAAGGGTCTTGCCATG GAAATCATTGCCGAGGGCTTGGGCATCTTCATCCAGATTGTAAACATTGTGGTGCTGGTTTGCCTGCCTGTGGTCACTATACACCTTAAAGGTCACGCTTTCAGTTTga TGGGCGCCTCAACCGTTTGCTTCTTTTACTCTGTGTTGTTCCTGAAACTCTGGTCCTACGTGCAGACTAATATGTGGTGCCGCCAGACTTACTACCAAAAGAATCCCCGAGAGCGTCGACCCAGCATTACTTTGGCGGAACTGA AAAACGGTGTTTTGGATGGCGGTGAAGAAGATGAAGACGTTTCCAAGTTAGTGCAGTACCCGGATAATCTGACCTACAGGGATCTCCTGTACTTCCTCTGTGCTCCCACGCTCTGTTATGAGTTGAATTTCCCGCGAACTTCGCGCGTGCGCAAACGCTTTTTGCTCAAGCGTTTGTTGGAGGTGGTGATTGGAGTGAATGTAGTGATGGCGTTGTTCCAGCAATGGATTATTCCCTCGGTTCGAAACTCCCTCATTCCGTTTTCTAACATGGATGTGGCCTTGGCCACCGAGCGACTCCTTAAACTGGCG TTACCCAATCACCTGTGCTGGCTGTGCTTTTTCTACCTCATGTTCCACTCCTTCCTAAATGCGGTGGGAGAGCTCCTGAACTTTGCGGATCGAAACTTTTACTGTGATTGGTGGAATGCCAATAATATTGATACCTTCTGGCGGACCTGGAACATGCCAGTCCATAGGTGGTGTGTCCGTCATCTTTACATCCCAGTGGTCCAAATGGGCTACTCCTCAAGACAGGCCTCCACTATTGTCTTCTTGTTTAGTGCCTTCTTCCACGAATATCTG GTTTCTGTTCCTCTGCAAACCTACAAGATCTGGGCCTTTATGGGCATGATGGGCCAGATTCCCCTCTCGGCCATTTCCAAGTCGATTGAGAAGAAGCTGGGTCCCCGAATGGGCAACATAATCGTGTGGGCTTCCATAATTCTCGGCCAACCTCTGTGCATAATGTGCTACTATCACGACTATGTGGTTCAGCACTTTAAAACCTCACTCAACGGCACCGACTACGGCAGTTAG
- the Cse1 gene encoding exportin-2 encodes MEVTEANLQLLAGYLQQTLSADPNVRRPAEKLLESTELQQNYPILLLNLIDKAQMDMTTRVAGAIAFKNYVKRNWAAHLDSDGPDRIHESDRNTIKTLIVTLMLHSPVALQKQLSDAVSIIGKHDFPKKWPQLIDEMVERFASGDFNVINGVLQTAHSLFKRYRFEFKSQALWEEIKFVLDRMAKPLTDLLQATMQLTKVHENNAEALKVIYGSLVLVNKVFFSLNSQDLPEFFEDNMNTWMGAFIQQLAADVPSLRTGDDEDAGVLEHLRTQVCENICLYAKKYDEEFKPFMEQFVTAVWELLVKTSLQTKYDALVSHALQFLSVVAERQHYQSIFENPEILAQICDKVVIPNLDIRPSDEEIFEDSPEEYIRRDIEGSDIDTRRRAACDLVKTLSINFEQKIFGIFGQYLEILLTKYKENPAANWRSKDTAIYLVTSWASRGGTQKHGITQTSELVPLPEFCAQQIIPELERPNINEIPVLKAAAIKYVMVFRSILGPQVLANCLPQLIRHLPAESPVVHSYAACSVEKILTMRDASNAVVFGPQVLGPHATQLISGLFATLSLPGSGENEYVMKAIMRSFAVLQSASMPFMGVALPRLTEILTQVAKNPSRPHFNHYLFETLALSIKIVCQADASAVSSFEEALFPVFQGILQQDIVEFMPYVFQMLSVLLEVREGSGSIPEPYWALFPCLLSPALWDRTGNVTPLIRLISAFIKQGSAQIQALGKLSGILGIFQKMIASKANDHEGFYLLQNLLSYYPAAEIQPNLRQVFGLLFQRLSLSKTPKYISGIIVFFSFYVIKYSGGQLAQLIDEIQPGMFGMLLDRVFITEMGKVLKEQERKMVAVGATKLLTETPEMLQPQYGAFWPRLLHSLIDLFERPPEKLKGLEIGESAGVAEDPEAGYQVAFAQLTHAQPNQQDQLAEITDARQFLATSLSKFAQSRAGELPALLSPLEPEYKQVLQKYCDQAGVRIA; translated from the exons ATGGAAGTGACAGAGGCGAATTTGCAGCTGCTGGCCGGTTATTTGCAGCAGACGCTGAGCGCCGATCCAAATGTCCGCCGGCcgg CCGAAAAACTCTTGGAGTCCACGGAACTGCAGCAGAATTACCCGATTCTACTGCTCAACCTGATAGACAAGGCCCAAATGGACATGACCACGCGGGTGGCGGGCGCCATTGCGTTCAAAAACTATGTGAAGCGGAATTGGGCGGCCCACCTGGACAGCGATGGACCGGATCGCATCCACGAAAGTGACAGGAACACAATCAAGACCCTGATCGTAACACTAATGCTCCACTCGCCGGTGGCGTTGCAAAAACAACTGAGCGACGCCGTCAGCATCATTGGCAAGCATGATTTTCCGAAAAAATGGCCGCAGCTCATCGACGAGATGGTGGAGAGATTCGCCTCTGGCGATTTCAATGTCATCAACGGCGTCTTGCAAACCGCTCACTCGCTCTTCAAGCGCTATCGCTTTGAGTTCAAGTCACAGGCTCTGTGGGAGGAGATCAAATTTGTGCTGGATCGCATGGCTAAGCCGCTGACCGATTTGCTCCAGGCCACCATGCAGCTGACCAAGGTGCACGAGAACAATGCCGAGGCTCTGAAGGTCATCTACGGCTCCCTGGTGCTGGTGAACAAGGTGTTCTTCTCGCTGAACTCGCAGGATTTGCCAGAGTTCTTCGAGGACAACATGAACACTTGGATGGGGGCGTTTATCCAGCAGCTGGCCGCGGATGTGCCATCGCTGCGCACTGGCGATGATGAGGATGCGGGAGTTCTGGAGCATCTGCGCACACAGGTCTGCGAGAATATTTGCCTGTACGCCAAGAAGTACGACGAGGAGTTCAAGCCTTTTATGGAGCAATTCGTGACTGCAGTCTGGGAATTGCTGGTCAAGACCAGCCTGCAAACCAAGTACGATGCG ttGGTTTCCCATGCCCTGCAATTCCTCTCCGTGGTGGCTGAGCGTCAGCACTATCAGAGCATTTTCGAGAACCCAGAGATTCTGGCACAAATCTGCGATAAAGTTGTTATTCCCAATCTGGACATTCGGCCCTCAGATGAGGAAATTTTCGAGGACAGTCCAGAGGAGTATATTCGCCGGGACATCGAAGGCTCTGACATTGATACCCGACGTCGGGCGGCCTGCGATCTGGTGAAGACTCTATCCATTAACTTTGAGCAAAAGATCTTTGGCATTTTTGGCCAGTATCTGGAGATATTGCTGACCAAGTACAAAGAGAATCCGGCCGCCAATTGGAGGTCCAAGGATACGGCCATTTATCTGGTCACTTCATGGGCGTCTCGAGGTGGAACTCAAAAGCATGGCATCACACAGACCTCGGAGTTGGTTCCTCTGCCGGAATTTTGTGCTCAGCAAATTATTCCGGAACTGGAGAGACCCAACA TCAACGAAATACCCGTTCTTAAGGCAGCTGCCATTAAGTACGTAATGGTATTCCGCAGCATTTTGGGTCCCCAGGTTCTGGCCAACTGTCTGCCGCAGCTCATCAGACATCTTCCCGCCGAAAGCCCAGTGGTGCACAGCTATGCTGCCTGTTCCGTGGAGAAGATCCTCACCATGCGAGATGCTAGCAATGCGGTTGTGTTTGGTCCTCAAGTGCTTGGACCTCATGCAACGCAACTCATTAGCGGATTGTTTGCTACCCTCTCGCTGCCAGGATCAGGCGAGAATGAGTATGTTATGAAAG CTATTATGCGAAGTTTTGCTGTTTTGCAATCGGCTTCAATGCCCTTTATGGGCGTGGCTCTTCCCCGGCTCACCGAGATTCTCACTCAGGTGGCCAAGAATCCTTCGCGTCCGCACTTTAATCACTATCTCTTCGAAACGCTGGCACTGTCTATCAA AATTGTCTGCCAGGCGGATGCCTCTGCTGTGAGCTCCTTTGAGGAGGCTTTGTTCCCTGTTTTCCAAGGCATCTTGCAGCAGGATATTGTCGAATTTATGCCCTACGTCTTCCAGATGCTTTCTGTGCTGCTGGAAGTGCGCGAGGGCTCTGGTTCCATACCAGAACCATATTGGGCTCTGTTCCCTTGCCTGTTGTCTCCAGCTCTTTGGGACCGGACGGGCAATGTTACACCCTTGATCCGTCTTATCTCGGCTTTCATCAAGCAGGGCTCAGCTCAGATTCAAGCCTTGGGTAAATTG AGTGGAATCCTCGGAATTTTCCAGAAAATGATTGCCTCCAAGGCCAACGATCATGAAGGCTTCTACCTGCTGCAGAACCTCCTTTCCTACTACCCAGCCGCGGAAATCCAGCCAAATCTTCGCCAGGTCTTTGGCCTGCTCTTCCAGCGACTGTCTCTCTCGAAGACGCCCAAGTATATAAGCGGCATCATCGTCTTCTTCAGCTTCTATGTGATCAAGTACAGCGGCGGTCAGCTGGCCCAGTTGATAGATGAGATACAGCCCGGCATGTTTGGCATGCTGCTGGATCGCGTGTTCATCACCGAAATGGGAAAGGTTCTCAAGGAACAGGAACGCAAAATGGTGGCTGTGGGTGCCACGAAACTGCTCACCGAGACGCCGGAAATGTTGCAGCCGCAGTATGGGGCCTTTTGGCCACGCCTGCTGCATTCCCTAATCGATCTTTTCGAGCGGCCACCAGAGAAGTTAAAGGGTCTCGAAATCGGAGAGTCGGCAGGAGTTGCCGAGGATCCCGAAGCTGGCTATCAAGTGGCCTTTGCCCAACTCACTCATGCTCAGCCCAACCAGCAGGATCAGCTGGCCGAGATCACAGATGCCCGCCAGTTTCTGGCCACCTCGCTCTCCAAGTTCGCGCAGTCGCGGGCAGGAGAATTGCCAGCTCTGCTGTCTCCCCTGGAACCCGAGTACAAGCAAGTGCTGCAGAAATATTGTGATCAGGCTGGTGTACGCATTGCCTAa